A single genomic interval of Amycolatopsis albispora harbors:
- a CDS encoding response regulator gives MGAELITAVIVDDHAAIAAGVRYWCEQADPPIRLVDAGDRLAAVWTGEGAEADVVIFDLELVPGKPEFGELRRLVDSGRRVVVYSQHSDDLTAIKCIDLGALAYLTKREGPEHLVPAIRAAADGLGYTAPSLSGALAADETPDRPRLSPRETEVLRAWFASSSKELVAAKLHITVKTVDTHIARVRVKYANAGRAARTKSELVTRALDDGVITLAELNEAGW, from the coding sequence ATGGGAGCCGAGCTGATCACGGCGGTGATCGTGGACGATCACGCGGCGATCGCCGCCGGGGTGCGGTACTGGTGCGAGCAGGCCGATCCGCCGATCCGGCTGGTCGACGCCGGTGACCGCCTCGCCGCGGTGTGGACCGGCGAGGGCGCCGAGGCCGACGTGGTCATCTTCGACCTGGAGCTGGTGCCGGGCAAGCCGGAGTTCGGCGAACTCCGCCGGTTGGTCGACAGTGGACGGCGCGTGGTGGTGTATTCCCAGCATTCCGACGACCTCACCGCGATCAAGTGCATCGATCTCGGCGCGCTGGCGTACCTGACCAAGCGCGAGGGGCCGGAGCACCTGGTGCCCGCGATCCGGGCCGCCGCCGACGGCCTCGGATACACCGCGCCCTCGCTGTCCGGCGCCCTCGCGGCCGACGAAACCCCGGACCGGCCACGCCTTTCGCCGCGCGAAACCGAGGTGCTGCGCGCGTGGTTCGCCTCGTCCTCCAAGGAACTCGTCGCCGCGAAACTGCACATCACGGTCAAGACCGTGGACACCCACATCGCGCGCGTGCGGGTGAAGTACGCCAACGCCGGACGGGCCGCGCGCACCAAGAGCGAGCTGGTCACGCGCGCCCTCGACGACGGGGTGATCACGCTGGCCGAACTGAACGAGGCGGGGTGGTGA
- a CDS encoding sensor histidine kinase has translation MAGEAMRSLGSFGRRYAVAVRLAPLPLIAVIALLRTSDGQFAATALVDAAAVAWTCGQAWWLRRRGGVPVALDAAVLIGLCLSVFWTGAVADGNTGWLRLLVIFACVTWQWHTATVPGLAAALVCGGSMLAIFTTAGLKPTFSEMWVPAMAVLSRATWILVTRAAERADRLAAEAERARREAAVAAAVRAEERELANSLHDTAATTLLMVGTGQVPPDADWVAPQARRDLARLRSTDERQERADLVELLHADLDATQLTVDLDAPPELPLPFDAASAIAGATREALNNVRRHAGTDRARIRVDGGPRGLLVEISDHGKGFTTTGETPVARRGLRESVHGRMTRAGGRATITSAAGAGTVVRLEWRPGHG, from the coding sequence GTGGCGGGCGAAGCGATGCGATCGCTGGGCAGCTTCGGCCGCCGTTATGCCGTCGCGGTGCGCCTCGCGCCCCTCCCGCTCATCGCCGTCATCGCGCTGCTCCGGACCTCGGACGGGCAGTTCGCCGCCACCGCGCTGGTCGACGCCGCCGCGGTCGCGTGGACCTGCGGGCAGGCCTGGTGGCTGCGGCGCCGCGGTGGAGTCCCGGTCGCGCTCGACGCCGCCGTGCTGATCGGGCTGTGCCTGAGCGTGTTCTGGACCGGGGCGGTGGCGGACGGCAACACCGGGTGGCTCCGGCTGCTGGTCATCTTCGCCTGCGTGACCTGGCAGTGGCACACCGCGACGGTGCCCGGGCTGGCCGCCGCGCTGGTGTGCGGCGGCTCGATGCTGGCCATCTTCACCACGGCCGGGCTGAAGCCGACCTTCTCGGAGATGTGGGTGCCGGCGATGGCGGTGCTGTCCAGGGCGACCTGGATCCTGGTCACCCGCGCGGCCGAGCGTGCCGACCGGCTGGCCGCCGAAGCCGAACGGGCGCGCCGCGAAGCCGCGGTGGCGGCGGCCGTGCGTGCCGAGGAACGGGAACTGGCGAACTCGCTGCACGACACCGCGGCCACCACGCTGCTGATGGTCGGCACCGGGCAGGTCCCGCCGGACGCGGACTGGGTGGCTCCGCAGGCTCGCCGCGACCTGGCCCGGCTGCGGTCCACCGACGAACGTCAGGAGCGGGCCGACCTGGTGGAGCTGCTGCACGCCGATCTCGACGCCACGCAGCTGACCGTGGACCTGGACGCGCCCCCGGAGCTGCCACTGCCGTTCGACGCGGCCAGCGCGATCGCCGGTGCCACCAGGGAAGCGCTCAACAACGTGCGCCGCCACGCCGGAACGGATCGCGCGCGGATCCGGGTGGACGGTGGTCCGCGGGGGCTGCTGGTCGAGATTTCCGACCACGGCAAGGGATTCACCACCACCGGCGAGACCCCGGTCGCCCGCCGGGGCCTGCGTGAATCCGTGCACGGCCGGATGACGCGGGCAGGCGGCCGCGCCACCATCACCTCGGCGGCGGGCGCGGGCACCGTGGTCCGCCTGGAATGGCGGCCCGGCCATGGCTGA
- a CDS encoding SRPBCC family protein: MATNPRDKLTYTEPIAVGEITVGAPPDQVYRLVSDPVAMADFAEEFYRARWIRGATEAAVGNWFSGSNRNGWRRWVTHAEITEAEPGRRFAYRVRTPFFVPISRWEYDLQPDGGGCRLKVTNWLRVPRWFVPFAIFITGEPDRAGTNSANIAITLSRLKAHAELQAAS; this comes from the coding sequence ATGGCGACCAATCCGAGGGACAAGCTCACCTACACCGAACCGATCGCCGTCGGCGAGATCACCGTCGGCGCCCCGCCGGACCAGGTGTACCGGCTGGTCAGCGACCCGGTGGCGATGGCGGACTTCGCCGAGGAGTTCTACCGGGCCCGCTGGATCCGCGGTGCCACCGAGGCCGCGGTCGGGAACTGGTTTTCCGGCAGCAACCGGAACGGCTGGCGCCGCTGGGTCACCCACGCCGAGATCACCGAGGCCGAGCCGGGCCGCCGCTTCGCCTACCGCGTGCGGACCCCGTTCTTCGTGCCGATCTCCCGGTGGGAATACGACCTCCAGCCCGACGGCGGCGGCTGCCGCCTGAAGGTGACGAACTGGCTGCGGGTGCCGCGCTGGTTCGTCCCGTTCGCCATCTTCATCACCGGCGAGCCGGACCGCGCCGGCACGAACAGCGCCAACATCGCCATCACCCTGTCCCGGCTCAAGGCACACGCCGAGTTGCAGGCCGCTTCCTAG
- a CDS encoding BTAD domain-containing putative transcriptional regulator: protein MAGARPGQAVARIGTLWGMALTTASSGTAPRELLTPRERGVLRAVGRGLSTAEIAVELSIAEVAVRTELGRIVARLGLDDEPQHTPPLRLSVLGPLRAWHDSEPVDLGPVRQQALLAALALRPDVTVSRDELLDAVWGMEPPAAKVVPVYVYRLRRCLRSAGPDSVIGRDRGGYRFAGAGVRVDSARLAELAVEAAGLRRSGDLAAAVGRYASALALFRGEPLAGLPGPFAEGERRRLTERRIALLEGKLDCQVRLGRYAEAIGELSALTSEHPHSEPLAALLMRALYGSGRRADALGVFTRLRRRLVDDLGVEPSDLVGGVHQAILRGDRI from the coding sequence ATGGCCGGTGCACGGCCTGGCCAGGCCGTCGCCCGGATCGGCACGCTCTGGGGCATGGCGCTGACCACCGCATCATCCGGCACGGCCCCGCGTGAGCTGCTCACCCCGAGGGAGCGGGGGGTGCTGCGCGCGGTCGGCCGTGGCCTGTCCACCGCGGAGATCGCGGTCGAACTGTCCATCGCCGAGGTCGCCGTGCGGACCGAGTTGGGGCGGATCGTGGCGAGGCTGGGGCTCGACGACGAGCCCCAGCACACGCCGCCGTTGCGGCTTTCCGTGCTCGGCCCGCTACGGGCTTGGCACGATTCGGAGCCGGTGGACCTGGGCCCGGTGCGGCAGCAGGCGCTGCTGGCCGCGCTGGCGCTCCGGCCGGACGTGACGGTCAGCCGCGACGAGCTGCTCGACGCGGTGTGGGGCATGGAACCGCCGGCCGCGAAGGTCGTGCCGGTCTACGTCTACCGGCTGCGCCGGTGCCTGCGCAGCGCCGGGCCGGATTCGGTGATCGGCCGGGACCGCGGTGGTTACCGGTTCGCCGGTGCCGGGGTGCGGGTCGATTCGGCGCGGCTGGCCGAGCTGGCCGTCGAGGCGGCCGGGCTCCGGCGGTCCGGGGACCTGGCCGCCGCGGTCGGCCGGTACGCCAGTGCGCTGGCGTTGTTCCGCGGTGAGCCGCTGGCCGGGCTGCCCGGGCCGTTCGCCGAAGGGGAGCGGCGGCGGCTCACCGAACGCCGGATCGCGCTGCTGGAAGGCAAGCTGGACTGCCAGGTGCGGCTGGGCCGGTACGCCGAGGCCATCGGCGAGCTGTCCGCGCTGACCTCGGAGCACCCGCACAGCGAGCCGCTGGCCGCGCTGCTGATGCGTGCCCTGTACGGCAGCGGCCGCCGCGCCGACGCGCTCGGTGTGTTCACGCGCCTGCGCCGCCGCCTGGTGGACGACCTCGGTGTCGAGCCGAGCGACCTGGTCGGCGGCGTCCACCAGGCGATCCTGCGCGGGGACCGGATCTGA
- a CDS encoding ABC-F family ATP-binding cassette domain-containing protein, whose product MSDAAVVCTNLSFSWPDDTPVFDRLSFSVPGGRTGLVAPNGAGKSTLLKLVAGELRPSSGTVTVDGVLGYLPQDLPLTRDLTVAEVLGIAPVLRALEAIESGDTDEKHFTTIGTDWDVEERTRAQLARLGLGELAFDRGLATLSGGQVVSLGLAAQLLKRPSVLLLDEPTNNLDLGARHQLYDVLDDWHGCLLVVSHDRALLDRMDRIAELDRGEIRFYGGNFTEYEQAVEAAREVAEKNIRNAEQAVKREKREMQQARERAARRASNASRNLGNAGLPKIFAGTMKRNAQESAAKADGTHGARLDAAKAKLDQAERSLREDQKIALQLPRTAVPAGRTLFTGERLKVRDLFGANGIDLTIRGPERIALTGGNGTGKSTLLRIVHGELTPDSGAVRRADGRIAYLSQRLDLLDPGRTVAENLAAAAPEMLPADRMNLLARFLFRGPRTQLPVGVLSGGERLRATLACVLFAEPAPQLLLLDEPTNNLDLVSTGQLESALNAYQGAFVVVSHDEPFLAAIGVQRRLRLENGDLAEA is encoded by the coding sequence ATGTCCGACGCCGCCGTCGTCTGCACCAACCTGTCCTTTTCCTGGCCCGACGACACCCCCGTGTTCGACCGGCTCTCCTTCTCCGTACCCGGTGGCCGCACCGGGCTCGTCGCCCCGAACGGCGCTGGGAAGTCCACTTTGCTCAAGCTCGTCGCCGGTGAACTGCGGCCGTCGTCCGGCACCGTCACCGTCGACGGTGTGCTCGGTTACCTGCCGCAGGACCTGCCGCTGACGCGGGACCTGACCGTCGCCGAGGTGCTCGGGATCGCGCCGGTGCTGCGTGCGCTGGAGGCCATCGAATCCGGTGACACCGACGAAAAGCACTTCACCACCATCGGCACCGACTGGGACGTCGAAGAACGCACCCGCGCCCAGCTGGCCCGGCTCGGCCTCGGCGAGCTGGCGTTCGACCGCGGGCTGGCCACGCTCAGCGGCGGGCAGGTGGTCTCGCTCGGGCTGGCCGCCCAGCTGCTCAAGCGGCCCAGCGTGCTGCTGCTCGACGAGCCCACCAACAACCTCGATCTCGGGGCGCGGCACCAGCTCTACGACGTGCTCGACGACTGGCACGGCTGCCTGCTGGTGGTCAGCCACGACCGCGCGCTGCTCGACCGCATGGACCGCATCGCCGAGCTGGACCGCGGGGAAATCCGGTTCTACGGCGGCAATTTCACCGAGTACGAGCAGGCCGTCGAAGCCGCGCGCGAGGTCGCCGAGAAGAACATCCGCAACGCCGAGCAGGCCGTCAAGCGCGAGAAGCGCGAAATGCAGCAGGCACGCGAGCGGGCGGCGCGCCGGGCGAGCAACGCGTCGCGCAACCTCGGCAACGCCGGGCTGCCGAAGATCTTCGCCGGGACCATGAAGCGCAACGCGCAGGAGTCGGCGGCGAAGGCCGACGGCACGCACGGCGCCCGGCTCGACGCCGCCAAGGCCAAACTGGACCAGGCCGAACGCTCGCTGCGCGAGGACCAGAAGATCGCGCTGCAGCTGCCGCGGACCGCCGTGCCCGCCGGGCGCACGCTCTTCACCGGTGAGCGCCTGAAAGTGCGGGACCTGTTCGGTGCCAACGGCATCGACCTCACCATTCGCGGTCCCGAGCGGATCGCGCTGACCGGTGGCAACGGCACCGGCAAGTCCACACTGCTGCGGATCGTGCACGGCGAGCTGACCCCGGACAGCGGTGCCGTGCGGCGGGCCGACGGCCGGATCGCCTACCTGTCCCAGCGGCTCGACCTGCTCGACCCCGGCCGCACGGTGGCCGAGAACCTCGCCGCGGCGGCGCCGGAGATGCTGCCGGCGGACCGGATGAACCTGCTGGCCCGCTTCCTGTTCCGCGGGCCGCGGACGCAGCTGCCGGTCGGCGTGCTCTCCGGCGGGGAACGGCTGCGTGCCACGCTGGCCTGCGTCCTGTTCGCCGAACCGGCCCCGCAACTGCTGCTGCTCGACGAGCCGACCAACAACCTGGACCTGGTCAGCACCGGGCAGCTGGAAAGCGCGCTGAACGCCTACCAGGGCGCGTTCGTGGTGGTCAGCCACGACGAACCGTTCCTCGCGGCGATCGGCGTTCAACGCAGGCTGCGGCTGGAAAACGGTGACCTGGCCGAGGCGTGA
- a CDS encoding cache domain-containing protein has protein sequence MANAQELDDRVAATRVETLLNEVFAGVGALAARVVALYERASAEGRAPSTADLAALRPIILEHLRGPGPALAGTGVIMAPGLLADEPRWLEWLRLPLGSDEPCPLSVDLDPHSVAGYEYTSTEWFAAPRRSGRRVVVGPYVDYAGTDEYILTFAEPIRSGERFLGVAAADIRAGDFEQAMLPVLDATAPRAALVNAFGRVIASNSPETLLGLLAPEARQERPLPRGGEWADCDGLPWSIRTV, from the coding sequence GTGGCCAACGCGCAGGAGCTGGACGACCGCGTCGCCGCCACGCGGGTGGAGACCCTGTTGAACGAGGTTTTCGCCGGGGTCGGCGCGCTGGCCGCGCGGGTGGTCGCCCTCTACGAGCGGGCGAGCGCCGAGGGGCGCGCGCCGAGCACCGCCGACCTCGCCGCCCTGCGCCCGATCATTCTCGAGCACCTGCGCGGCCCCGGTCCCGCGCTCGCGGGTACCGGCGTGATCATGGCGCCCGGCCTGCTGGCCGACGAGCCGCGCTGGCTCGAGTGGCTGCGCCTGCCGCTCGGCTCGGACGAACCGTGCCCGCTGTCGGTCGACCTCGATCCGCACAGCGTCGCCGGGTACGAGTACACCTCGACCGAGTGGTTCGCCGCGCCCCGGCGCAGCGGGCGGCGCGTGGTCGTCGGGCCGTACGTCGACTACGCGGGCACCGACGAGTACATCCTCACCTTCGCCGAGCCGATCCGGTCGGGCGAGCGGTTCCTCGGGGTCGCCGCCGCCGACATCCGCGCCGGGGACTTCGAGCAGGCGATGCTGCCGGTGCTCGACGCCACCGCACCCCGCGCGGCACTGGTCAACGCCTTCGGCAGGGTGATCGCGTCGAACTCCCCGGAGACCCTGCTCGGCCTGCTGGCGCCGGAGGCGAGGCAGGAGCGCCCGCTCCCCCGCGGCGGGGAATGGGCCGACTGCGACGGCCTGCCCTGGTCCATCCGGACCGTCTGA
- a CDS encoding FadR/GntR family transcriptional regulator encodes MSERGESGTPRHVIFAPLADGGRVDVVGRRISEAIGLGLITDGEQLPSETELAGALNVSTVTLREALSSLRQQGLLETRRGRGGGSFVRAPADASTARLRKLLRETGVHELREIGDQHVAVAGTAARLAAERASADHLGRLRDLIDQLAEATTVGERRRADGRFHIEIAAAAQSTRLTRQEIDLQGEIGELLWIPLGEAVHLDEAVEQHREILDAIEAHDGERARAATEAHIEHGIARLIEFHLQLAQR; translated from the coding sequence GTGAGCGAACGCGGGGAGTCGGGCACTCCGCGGCACGTGATCTTCGCGCCGCTGGCCGACGGCGGCCGGGTGGACGTGGTCGGCAGGCGGATCAGCGAGGCGATCGGCCTCGGCCTGATCACCGACGGCGAGCAGCTGCCGAGCGAGACCGAGCTGGCCGGCGCGCTCAACGTGTCCACGGTGACCCTGCGCGAGGCGCTGTCCTCCTTGCGCCAGCAAGGATTGCTCGAAACCCGGCGCGGCCGCGGCGGCGGCAGCTTCGTCCGCGCGCCCGCCGACGCGTCCACCGCGCGCCTGCGCAAGCTGCTGCGCGAAACCGGCGTGCACGAACTGCGTGAGATCGGCGACCAGCACGTCGCGGTGGCCGGGACGGCGGCCAGGCTCGCCGCCGAGCGGGCCTCCGCCGACCACCTCGGGCGGCTGCGCGACCTGATCGACCAGCTCGCCGAGGCGACCACGGTCGGCGAAAGACGGCGCGCCGACGGCCGGTTCCACATCGAGATCGCGGCCGCGGCCCAGTCGACCCGGCTCACCCGGCAGGAGATCGACCTGCAGGGCGAGATCGGCGAGCTGCTGTGGATCCCGCTCGGCGAGGCCGTGCACCTCGACGAGGCGGTCGAGCAGCACCGCGAGATCCTCGACGCGATCGAGGCGCACGACGGCGAGCGGGCGCGCGCGGCCACCGAAGCGCACATCGAGCACGGCATCGCCAGGCTCATCGAATTCCATCTGCAGCTTGCCCAGCGCTGA